Part of the Anopheles gambiae chromosome 3, idAnoGambNW_F1_1, whole genome shotgun sequence genome is shown below.
AAACAGTGCGCCAGCACCTTCGACCGGTGGGTGCAGCTGAAGATCCACGTGGAGCAGGAGCACAGCGCCACGCCGCCCAGCTTCGAGTGTGCCGAGTGCGGCAAATCGTTCGTGCTGCGGGCGAGACTGGTCGCCCACCAGAAGACGCACACCGACCGGAAGGACCACAAGTGCGACGTGTGCGGGTGTGCGTTCGTCAGCAAGGGGCTGCTGAAGCGGCACCGGCGAGCGCTCCACGCCACCGAGCTGCTGTTTGAGTGTAAGCTGTGCTCGAAAAAGTTTGCCGTGGTGGAAAAGCTGAAAATTCACCAGCGCGTCCACACGGGCGAACGCCCCTACGAGTGTACGTTCTGCTCGCGCACCTTCATACACTTCTCCGACCGGAAGCGGCACGAGATGGCAGCGCACACGATGGAACGCCCGTACAAGTGCACGCTCTGCCCGGCATCGTACATTCGCAACCGCGAGCTGAATCTGCACATGCAAAAGCACCAGTCGGATGGAAAGGGGAAAAACCTCGTTAAAAGTAGGGGGGAAACTTGAACTGAGCATGGCGAAGGAAATCATTTGAATTAGTCAATCGAAAAAAAGTCTAATAAAACGGATATTTTGAAATTGCGCAACGGTTATCACGCTTCCAAGCTGTCAACCCACTCGCCTAAACACGCCGGTCTGAGCGCACGGCGAGCTGTCAGCGGCGCGGACCCGATCGGTGCTGTCATTTTTGTggagtgttttcttttcgctcgACTGTGTGCTCTCGTTTTGTAAACGccagaaagaaaagaaaacgaaatccTGCATCTAGTTGATCCActtctcttttcccttctgATTTTCCCgaccgcgcgcacacacacacaaagcaccgCACCGCGTTTTGAAGTGGTGAAGTGAACCGGACGACCGCCGTCCGCCAGAACACAAAACCGACCAGCGGTGTCGTCCGTCCCAGTTTCCGAGTTCCCCTGTTtgaaagtgttgcacacacatactcgcCGTGTTCCTCTGCCTTTCCCCGTTGCAGTGTTTAGTGTTTCGCTTCGTCCggtcgtgtgtgcgtgtgtccggTTCGTCTCCGGTTCCGGAAGGTTTCAATCCGTGCCTAGCACAAATCGTCGATCGTCGTCGAAAGCTGCTGGAATAGGGGGCTGCCTAACATAAGGGGTTAGTAGGCACACACCCAGCTCGGTCGCTCTGCCCTACCGTCGTGTACCGTTCAAGTGGGTGTGAGTAATTTCACACCgccgcctgtgtgtgttttttttttgcatttgagCACGAATTCCAAATTATCGGTGTAAAAAAAGCAGTAGCAGTGGTGTAGTTTCTATCGTCGAAGAGGGAAGACGGGCACGGCAGTACGTGTGCGGTAGCGGTGTGTGCTATCACGGGCGGTGGATCGTGGGAAGAAAAGTAGTGCGAATCGTGCGGGagaaaacgagaaagaaaaagcaagtgagtgagagagaaagagagagtgagagcgagaaCGCGTAGGGGAAGATTTGTGCAAATGTATTgacgaccatcatcatcagcaacagcagcagcagcagcagcacggtcgGAATCATCGTCATCTACAAACTATCGGTGTCCCAATCGATTGGATGTGTGGTGCGCTTCATCACCATCGACAAAAGAATTccggtgcggtgcggtggccgtgtgtgtgctgtgtcgtCGTCGGTCGTGACGGTTCACGGTTCCGCACAGTGTGTGTCGGAGTGTAGTCGGATGCAAAGTGTCGGCGCAAGtgtgccgtcgtcgtcgtcgtcgttgtcgtcgtcaaAGCGGTGAGACTAGCGGGTGTGTATAGTTTAGCTTCCTCCAAGCCCAGGCGGGGATTGatagcaccagcagcagcagcagcagcagcagcatgccgGAGACGGACAAATGACGGTCACGAAAGTCGAACAAACAAATCAGCTGCACAGTAGGCGCGCATACGATTTTCGTCGACGTTTTCGTGCTTCATTTCGTTCGCGTTGCTGCTCCGGTGCTGTATATATCCGTTACCGCAGCATCAATCATAATAGTTCACCGCACCCGAACCTGTCTCTCTTCtccttctccctctctctttctctctctctctagttaAAGCAACCCCCGAGCACACATCCGGAAGCGCGAGTGGTGTGGTGCGGtggagaaaaagcaaaaaaaaaagcgtgcTGAGGTAATCTCTTAACGAGGGTGAGGAGAAGCAGATCAAAGTGtgcggcagcggcggtggtggagcGGCTTCAAGATGACACTGAACGATGAGAATGGGGCCAGCAGCAATAATGTTGTCGTCACGGCAGCAAGTGGAACGGGACTGTCAGCGGCGGGAACCGGATCAGATCGACCAGCGCCAGCAGGTACGCAGCCGGTTGggttgggtggtggtggtgcaaccACCGGGCAAGCGACCGGCCCAAACGGGGGCATCGGGGCACCCATCAACAGTAGCGcgaacaataacaacaacaacaacaacaacagcagcagtatcaTCAACTCCGGCAACGGCGGTACGGCAGCGGCAAACGGTAGCAATACGATTGGCAATACGATTAATAATAACAACCTAAATTCTAATATCACCTCAGCGGCTGCGACGGCAACGGCACTAAGCAACAGcaccaataacaacaacaacaacaacaacaatagtaTTAGCAACGGCAACGGACAGAatggcaagcagcagcagcagcagcagcagcagtcacaGGGTCCACCAACGGGCGGCAGCCTGGAGAAGcggccgagcagcagcagtgcgacGAGCGGCACCGGCAGCGGTCGCTACATCATACCGAAGTTTTACGAGATCGAAACGCTGCCCCCGCTGAAGGACGCCGATCCGGCCGAGCGGGAGGAGCTGTTCATCCAGAAGCTGCGCCAGTGCTGCGTCCTGTTCGACTTCTCCGAACCGCTGAACGATCTGAAGTACAAGGAGATCAAGCGGTGCGCGCTGCAGGAAATCGTCGAGCATCTGAACAACCAGAGCAACGTGATTACCGAGCCGATCTACCCGGAAGCGTTCAACATGGTGGCGACCAACCTGTTCCGCACGCTGCCCCCGTCCTCCAACCCGAACGGGGCCGAGTTCGATCCGGAGGAGGACGAGCCGACGCTCGAGGTGTCCTGGCCGCATCTGCAGTTCGTGTACGAGCTGTTTCTGCGGTTTCTCGAGTCGCCCGACTTCCAGCCGAACGTGGCGAAGCGGTACATCGACCACAGCTTCATCCTGAACCTGCTCGAGCTGTTCGATTCGGAGGATCCGCGCGAGCGCGACTTCCTCAAGACGGTGCTGCACCGGGTGTACGGCAAGTTTCTCGGGCTGCGCGCCTTCATCCGCAAGCAGATCAACAACATCTTCTACAAGTTCATCTACGAGACGGAGCACCACAACGGCATTGCCGAGCTGCTCGAGATACTGGGCAGCATCATCAACGGGTTCGCGCTCCCCCTGAAGGAGGAGCACAAGCAGTTCCTGCTCaaggtgctgctgccgctgcacaAGGTCAAGAGCCTGTCCGTGTACCATCCGCAGCTGGCGTACTGTGTGGTGCAGTTTCTCGAGAAGGACGCCAGCCTGACGCAGCCCGTCATCAAGTGTTTGCTCAAGTTTTGGCCGAAAACGCACAGCCCGAAGGAGGTGATGTTTCTGAACGAGCTCGAGGAGATACTGGACGTGATCGAGCCGGCCGAATTCCAGAAGGTGATGGAACCCCTGTTCCGCCAGATCGCCAAGTGCGTGTCGAGCCCGCACTTTCAGGTGGCCGAGCGGGCCCTGTACTACTGGAACAATGACTACATCATGTCGCTGATATCGGAAAACTCGAAGGTGATCATGCCGATCATGTTCCCCGCCCtgtacagcaacagcaagtcGCACTGGAACAAAACGATCCACGGGCTGATCTACAACGCGATCAAGCTGTTCATGGAGATGAACCAGCTGCTGTTCGACGAGTGCCACCGGAAGTACCAGGCGGAGCAGGAGACGGAGCAGGAGAAGCTGGCCCAGCGGGACGCCCTGTGGCAGCAGATGGAGGATCTGGCCGCGCGGAACAGTAAGTTGACGCTGAACGACGACGAGTCGCAGCAGTCGGGCAGTGGGCGACATTCGAGCAGCTTTAGccacccgcagcagcagcagcagcagcaccgacaGATGAACGGAACgtcgggtggtggtggtggtggtggagtgtACGATCGGCGATCGATACAGCACAGTAGCACCTAAACGGGGGAAGGAGCGTCTAAGTCACCAAGTGGCCCCGctctcacacagacacacacacacaaacagatagACGGTCGGACACTATTACACTAAACAGAGCATCCTAGACTTCCATTTCCTgcgcttctacacacacacacacacacacacacataaaacacaGGGTGATATGGTGACGCCCTCCTCCCCTTTGCCTCTTCCACCACACAGTCTgtaccccctccccccccccccccccgtggCACGTTATGTTTTAGATTGTTTTACTATTCCAATCCTTTTCAGGAAATTGTGTTGGAAAATTGCCTACAAATGGTGCGCTTCACGTACTTTACGTTCTTAAAACGATTCGAAGCGAAGAGGGTCGaacaattatttaaacaatagCCGAAGTATTCGAGTATTGCTGTGTTAGGAGGAACAAAAAGGAGCCCCCGAgtcggaatggaatggaatgattttttgtgtattttttacgAATTAAATTTatcgaacagaaaaaaaagaaattcctTCCTTGTCCCGTTCCTTGAAGCGTGTAGACTGCGTGTAGGTTCTCTCAGCAGATGATACGTATGCGTGGGTGCGTGAATCATGATCGTGAAATTGTACATACTCTGTCTGTGTGGTGTGAAATAGCAAGAAACGGAAATAATCTTAGGCTGAAACGAATAAGGCGATCGGAACGGAACATATTGAGCgttttttggcaaacaaaacacacttagtgttacagagagagagagagggagaaataTTGTGAATTAACTAGTGATTGGTGCTAGCCCCGAACTTCTTTCCAGTcatttccctctttttttagtttctgAAAAGAACTCACAACGTGAATTTACACCGATATCGGAAGTGAACTTTCCCTTGCCCTTGTCTCTACTATTGCATTGTTTTCCCCCTTCCCGGTTGCAATAATTTCAACACAAATGGGCTGAAGCAGGGTGTAGAAGTATCAAAAAGCGGAAGGAAtcgtacgcacgcacgcacacttacacacattcTCAAAGGATGTTGATAGCACTAGAAAGTAAGGAAGGTTTGCCCACTTGCGCTGCGTATTTAGTAGATCGAGTTTAGAGTTttagatacacacacacacacacaaacatatctTTTTTCGTCTTTGTTAGGATCAATTTGTTATTTAGTTATTTCGATATATAAGTACATCTCCGTTGTCCAGAGTACACACTAGCCGcgcctttcttttttctcgtacacacacacacacacacacacacacactagcataTTCTTTTCGCACCAAAACCAAATACAAAATGTGCACTAAAAGCAAGCAATTTCGTTTGATATTATTAGAACGGTCGACAGGTTTGAacgagacagagacagagagagagagagagagagagagagagagagagagagagagagagagagagagagagagagagagagagagaggagattTATAATGGTATTATATTTGGAGGCGTGCGGCGGCCTTTTATCACAACAACCCAACCAAGCAAAGATTACATATTAAGGATGCGCCACATagactcatacacacacatacatgagATTGCTAGGAGCCCGAAAAGAAGGATCAGGAGAGGAGGAAGTATTAGAGAGGAAGGCGTTAGATCTAGCGTAGAAGAAAGGCAGCTTCATTTGCATGCGCAAATACAACACGCGGCACAAAGAATTGGTTGTTGGCTGGGAACAAGCGGTCCACCTCACCCcccgacccccccccccccccccccccacattTGGTGATCAATAATAGATTccagtaaaagaaaaacacgtgTCCTCCCATTCTCCCCCTTTCCCCATTGGGGGTTGGCAGAGTGTCAGCGCAGTGATATCATGCTGcgtcgtctgtgtgtgtgtgtgtgtggctgtgcaTCAGTAGTGACCGCGGacggtgtatttattttatcgaaCAACTCTCTCGGATGTGCAtaaatatgtatattttttgtgtaggtttatttttatccttccgtttccctctctctcgctctcacacacacacactctttgaactccttcccttttttatcatttcacACGACAATTTCCTTgttgtggtcgtcgtcgttgtcgtcgttgcCGTTGTGTGTCTTCCTCGCATCGCTTTTGTCTCGTCTACCTTTTTGGGCTGATGCCAACCAATAAGCGCTGCTATCGTGTGAGGACAAACCCTTCCCTCCTGAACCTCCCACCTCTCCCCTTTGCAGCAGGGGGGCTAGAGGTGGGATGGTGGGTGGTGGTTACTTATGAGAGTAGACAGTAAGTGGTAACAATAAtagtaacaataataataattgcgcaaagcaaggggggggggggttggtggGTCGGTGGCGCACATTGTCTATTTCGAAAGCCCCTACACCCTACACACCAACACTAATAGATGAGGATAGATCCATAAGCGAGATACacacagaaaaacacacacacaaaagtacACAAATTCCAGTAGATACGTAAGAGTTAGAAGGGAGTGGGGGAGAGGTTTCCTTAttattcatacaaacacagctacagctacacacacacatagttaGGAGGGGGTTTACCTGAATGATAAAGCCCCTGCAAGCGGAAGTAGTACTGCAAGAGACGATGCATACGATCATAGGCAAAAGTGCATCGGAGATGCTTGGAGGGGGAAGGGAGAGGGGATGGAATTTTATGTCCCTAATTGAAGAGGAAAGCAAGCAAAGCATAATAATAAAGCAGGGCTATAGTAGTAGTATATGTATGTGTCGGaagtaagaaacaaaaatcaaagtTGTGCAAAggcaaataaaaatgcaaaacaaaggtTAATATCTAATGCGTGTTTGATAAGATATGTACgtagaggaagaagaagaagaagaagcatcaaacacacaacactcacacacacacataaacacaaaaagTAGTTAAGAACGTGTGGTGTCTCTgcatagaaagagagagagagagcgagagaaggcGTGTGTCCGTGACCTTAGTGACCACCGCACGACGATCGCGCCTCCGACGCCGCCGCCGTTGCGTGGTGATGTCGTGCGCATATAGATGTGTTACGTTTGCAGCAAAGAATGGGTGTGGGGCATGCGAATGCATTGTATGGCATTATGtatgttaaacaaaaacaaaaaaaggaaacaaattaaacaaacaaaacaatacaaaacggAGAAAGGAGAAGAAGCACACTCATGCGTAACCGTAAGTGGAGTCAGTTGCGCGAgcatgcgcgcgcgcgcgcgcccgcacgCAACATAACTGTTAGCATTTTACACTaataaggaaaaagaaaaacactaataaaatggcaaacaaaaacagctaTAAGTATAATgaaaaaactgaacaaaaaaaactgaagcttgcaaaactacaaaaaaagtaagagagaaaagcaacaaaaagggaagcGTGATGACAATAAGTGGGGagaggtttgtttgttttcgcacGTACACGGCCGCTCATTGTTGATTGGTGGGGGGAGCGCGTTGGGTAAACTCACCCAATACGCTGCGGTACGATTGATCCAGGTGGACGATCGGTAAGACGATCCCCCAACCGATGGAACGGATGGATGGTAGCACGGGGCATGATGCTTATGAGATGGGTCAATTCGCCGTCCAACACGTCGGCACTTCACCACCGGATGTGCTAATGCATAATGATGTGTTGCTCATTATTCTCCCAAACGTAGGTCACGACGACACGACGGTGGTCCGCGTCCGCGTTACAAATCGATATTGTGTCCCACCGGGCACGGGATACAGCTGACCAGCATTGACCTTCATCAGccgcatcgtcatcatcaccacaTGATGTGCAGTGCATTTCTCAAGTGTCCAGcagtttcttctctctctctctctctctttctctttcccccCTCTGCTGTGTGGGGTACGTGTTCTCCGTGTCGGGTGGTCAATTTGCTACTCAATTAAGCAAGCACCCACAAACACGGGACCGCGTTCGCATCGTCGCTTGTGTCCAACACACGCAAACCAAAAATGTGGAGCGCATCATCTTCACGGCCCAACGAATGGGGCATATCTTGGCACGTGTCACTCGCTCGTCTAATAACTGTAACCCAGGGGGATTCGGGCATATGGATGGGGGGCAGCCGACGACAGCCCGTAACCGTAACGCGTCTGACCTGTTCTCTTCCCCTTTTCTGCCGCTCTCTCGTGGGTTTGAACCTGTTCTTCGGTTCACTTTACAGGCGTGTGTACAGCAGTCCCAAACAACCCGTTCGTTGGGTAATCCGTAATCCGTAGGGCGAAGAACTCGCATGTACggatgttgctgtttttttttcgctttatcTCTTATGTTAGTAGCCCCCGCCTTTAATTATGCTCCGCACTGGTTTTCTCGATTACGCTCGATGGTGTGATGCGCCATGCCAACTGTGTCGCCTCCCAGCTGGATAAGTAGGCTGGGGAGCGGAGGTGCGTAACTTCCAATGCAACTTGATCACAAATGCATTTGCGTGCTCGATTCGTACGCACCAACACACGTAGAGTGCGGGCTCGCGGTGCTGTTTACAGCTCTTGAGAGATACcaattgcaaacaaacactTTTGATGTGGCttatataatattttaaaccatttctaaCACCAAGGCCGGTTCCGTAGTGCAATCGTTAAAGTACACGGATTACACTTCATTGACTCTTTCCTACGAGAAATGAAcctaatgtaatgggaattggacttcATAGCAGCCTCGTttgacaaatccaataggaatttccaaggagcttGTCCTAAGAGGGTGCCATAAGAGTCTAATTTCCATCATAtccaataggaaagagtccaggaagtgtcccacaattatgagaacccctgtAAGTACGTACACAAGCTGCATTTGATTGTCTTGGCTTGTAAACAAGCTGCATTTGATTGTCTTGGGTTCAACATCTTTCAtcaggggcctccaaacttttcagctcgcgggccgcattgcttcaaaaacaactatgttgagggccatttgacgctacctttaactgatgagtgaacgtttaaatctcgtttttataataaaataccaaCGATACTTGTACAGtttcgtgttactaaagcttgatttttgtctaagaaaagtaaaaaatacattttaattttaaaaattcataataatgtaatatttatattaactctggcaaagtcatcgtgggccgcattataagctcttgagggccgcatgcggcccgcgggccgtagtttggagacccctgtcTTACATGATCTGGCTATGGGTAGGTGGTAACACAACGCATAGACATAAAAGAGCCGTCAAGTTAATAGGTCAAAGGCTCTGcggttgtttgtgtttcaatCTGGCCTAGAAGCAAGAAATTCAAGTCTCCAATTCCAGGTCTCCAAAAGACTGTAGAACGTACCCAATCACGCCAAATGCCACCTCGATCGAGTGATCACCACATTTGAGATCATGCAAAATacctttcattcttttgctAAATTGTTAAAAGGCAACTGGTAAAACGCTGTGTATGTAGATGATGTCAGACAGTGGTGGTATGCGGATGAGTAATGAGAAGATtacaatttttcaaaatgatcATGAATAGCTGCTCAATGTTCCGCATTGCTAATTGCTGGCAAGGTAGTAAATGGGCAATTAAATCGTTGATTCTCAGTTTGACCCAAGACCCAACTCTTTATTTGTTGAAATTATACATCAATTTTAACGTAATTAACGGTCATATTGTTATGATTAGTAATTTgagggttttgtttgcttcacgCCCTCTATTAGATATCAAGGGTGACTTGGATGGTTTtacggtcacacacacacacgagttTCTGCAAGACCGGACGTGTTTCATTTCCTATCTAGACCATTCCCGACTATCCGTTTACACGACATTTAAAATAAAGTCTATATTAAGCATGTAAacggcggtcccgtggtacagtcgtcaactcgaacgactcaataacatgcccgtcatgggttcaagcctacaaTGAGCCGTTCCCCCGTAGCAACGACTGACTATCTGGCTTGCATGGTAATgcattaagtctcgaaagcctgtatagagGCCGGCATGTCCTCGTTGGactttacgccaaatagaagaagaagtatgTAAAGGAGACAGCAACGGGGTTTGCAAATTCCCAgacaaaacattttaaaagaaGGACATTCTTCATCGCGACAATTTCATCATTCATGTCCAGGTGGAACATTTTTCAACCCATACAGTACCTACAGTCCACTACTATCCTTTCTCCCTCTGTTAGTACACCACCGGTTGTCCCAAGCAATCCAATGCATACTAGATGGGGTGTAGTTGTGTGTATGGGTAGGAGTAGGTGCCATTATTACTGTTTTCCGTGCTTTAATTGCCGGACCGAGGGGGGAGACGTGCGGTATCGTGGGAAGAAAAGGACTCGCGGCGGAGTTTAAAAGTATAAGCCATGCCACGAGTCCTTCGCAGTCGTTGCTAGGTGTGCCTGGAAGCAGGACGACGATCACGTGCTCTGAGCGTATCTGGCGTGTTTCAACACACCTGTGCTTTGTTCTTTGGACGACGACGAGTTTTTTGGACAACTTTGTGGTGATTTTGGTGTTGAAGGATGGCTCCCCTGATTTTGTACCACTTTCCGGGCTCACCACCGTCCCGGTCGGCTCTGCTTGCATTGCGCAATTTGGATCTGGATGCCGAGGTAAGTAGCACTGGTTAAGTGAGAAATaagtgtattttttaaagagtgaaaaattgaattagGTGGTTGTAGAGTACATGATGAAATTTTGAGTTCCAGGGTATCAATTTCGCCTAATCGTTTagcgcatttttgttttttaaaaaataataatgcaaaTTGGAAAAGCATTTCCATACAATCGAACCGGAATATCTTGATCGAAATCTTTACGGGCTTTACTTAAATTATACAAATCTATTCAGTATGAGGTTAgtgtagtggtgggagctcggaatcggacatacccgagccgatttcgattccggagccgattttggaaccgattccggaattaAATTCGGCATCGATTGCGGAATCGAAATAGGTtccagaatcagaatcggctctggaatcggaatcgacctgaGAATCGAAATTTGTTCATGTAAAAGAGccagaattgactccagaattgaAATTGGAGCTCCGGAATGAGCATCAtttctttaatttaaataagtAGTTTCAGAAGCAAAATCTGTCCGGCAATCTCCAtaagaatggatcgtttacaagtaaattttgattctttgcggctattAATACGTAGCGTCATTGGATCCAAACGACTCTTCTTGTGGAGATGCCAAAACTGACTCCGATTTCGAAGCTGATTGTGATTTCGgcgccaattccgattccagagccgatttcgattccggaaccgattccgtttccggaaccgattaagattccagagccgattccggagctgattccggaaccgatgccgattctggagccgattccaattctgAAGCAGATTCTGTAATcaattccggaaactgattccggacctactatccggaatcaattccagcaAACTTCGTAGCTAGCCAAGGAATAGATTCCGAGGAAAACTTCATTGTTCCCATCACTAGGTTAGAGCGCTATAGTTTTTTCCACCCATTATTGGA
Proteins encoded:
- the LOC1271251 gene encoding serine/threonine-protein phosphatase 2A 56 kDa regulatory subunit gamma isoform isoform X1; this encodes MTLNDENGASSNNVVVTAASGTGLSAAGTGSDRPAPAGTQPVGLGGGGATTGQATGPNGGIGAPINSSANNNNNNNNNSSSIINSGNGGTAAANGSNTIGNTINNNNLNSNITSAAATATALSNSTNNNNNNNNNSISNGNGQNGKQQQQQQQQSQGPPTGGSLEKRPSSSSATSGTGSGRYIIPKFYEIETLPPLKDADPAEREELFIQKLRQCCVLFDFSEPLNDLKYKEIKRCALQEIVEHLNNQSNVITEPIYPEAFNMVATNLFRTLPPSSNPNGAEFDPEEDEPTLEVSWPHLQFVYELFLRFLESPDFQPNVAKRYIDHSFILNLLELFDSEDPRERDFLKTVLHRVYGKFLGLRAFIRKQINNIFYKFIYETEHHNGIAELLEILGSIINGFALPLKEEHKQFLLKVLLPLHKVKSLSVYHPQLAYCVVQFLEKDASLTQPVIKCLLKFWPKTHSPKEVMFLNELEEILDVIEPAEFQKVMEPLFRQIAKCVSSPHFQVAERALYYWNNDYIMSLISENSKVIMPIMFPALYSNSKSHWNKTIHGLIYNAIKLFMEMNQLLFDECHRKYQAEQETEQEKLAQRDALWQQMEDLAARNSKLTLNDDESQQSGSGRHSSSFSHPQQQQQQHRQMNGTSGGGGGGGVYDRRSIQHSST
- the LOC1271251 gene encoding serine/threonine-protein phosphatase 2A 56 kDa regulatory subunit gamma isoform isoform X3 — translated: MTLNDENGASSNNVVVTAASGTGLSAAGTGSDRPAPAGTQPVGLGGGGATTGQATGPNGGIGAPINSSANNNNNNNNNSSSIINSGNGAAATATALSNSTNNNNNNNNNSISNGNGQNGKQQQQQQQQSQGPPTGGSLEKRPSSSSATSGTGSGRYIIPKFYEIETLPPLKDADPAEREELFIQKLRQCCVLFDFSEPLNDLKYKEIKRCALQEIVEHLNNQSNVITEPIYPEAFNMVATNLFRTLPPSSNPNGAEFDPEEDEPTLEVSWPHLQFVYELFLRFLESPDFQPNVAKRYIDHSFILNLLELFDSEDPRERDFLKTVLHRVYGKFLGLRAFIRKQINNIFYKFIYETEHHNGIAELLEILGSIINGFALPLKEEHKQFLLKVLLPLHKVKSLSVYHPQLAYCVVQFLEKDASLTQPVIKCLLKFWPKTHSPKEVMFLNELEEILDVIEPAEFQKVMEPLFRQIAKCVSSPHFQVAERALYYWNNDYIMSLISENSKVIMPIMFPALYSNSKSHWNKTIHGLIYNAIKLFMEMNQLLFDECHRKYQAEQETEQEKLAQRDALWQQMEDLAARNSKLTLNDDESQQSGSGRHSSSFSHPQQQQQQHRQMNGTSGGGGGGGVYDRRSIQHSST
- the LOC1271251 gene encoding serine/threonine-protein phosphatase 2A 56 kDa regulatory subunit gamma isoform isoform X2; this encodes MTLNDENGASSNNVVVTAASGTGLSAAGTGSDRPAPAGTQPVGLGGGGATTGQATGPNGGIGAPINSSANNNNNNNNNSSSIINSGNGGTAAANAAATATALSNSTNNNNNNNNNSISNGNGQNGKQQQQQQQQSQGPPTGGSLEKRPSSSSATSGTGSGRYIIPKFYEIETLPPLKDADPAEREELFIQKLRQCCVLFDFSEPLNDLKYKEIKRCALQEIVEHLNNQSNVITEPIYPEAFNMVATNLFRTLPPSSNPNGAEFDPEEDEPTLEVSWPHLQFVYELFLRFLESPDFQPNVAKRYIDHSFILNLLELFDSEDPRERDFLKTVLHRVYGKFLGLRAFIRKQINNIFYKFIYETEHHNGIAELLEILGSIINGFALPLKEEHKQFLLKVLLPLHKVKSLSVYHPQLAYCVVQFLEKDASLTQPVIKCLLKFWPKTHSPKEVMFLNELEEILDVIEPAEFQKVMEPLFRQIAKCVSSPHFQVAERALYYWNNDYIMSLISENSKVIMPIMFPALYSNSKSHWNKTIHGLIYNAIKLFMEMNQLLFDECHRKYQAEQETEQEKLAQRDALWQQMEDLAARNSKLTLNDDESQQSGSGRHSSSFSHPQQQQQQHRQMNGTSGGGGGGGVYDRRSIQHSST